Proteins encoded within one genomic window of Anopheles gambiae chromosome 3, idAnoGambNW_F1_1, whole genome shotgun sequence:
- the LOC1278928 gene encoding mitochondrial inner membrane protease ATP23 homolog, producing the protein MTSKASETADGKTPRSPPIPNAVIDRSDREGDEKQWGYDLYPERRGEKYKPSWGRVLLGMEGTESLDKIKCERNVYACVKKSPMVKLMMAALKSSGCEIDIRRHIACEVCDTSVSGGYDPVLNQVVVCQNIARNEGIVQGVLTHEMIHMFDYCNNNLDFKNIDHLACTEIRAANLTHCSFLSACTQGDASPFKIKQAHQDCVKTKALNSVLAVRKVTPEEAIAAVERVFPKCYNDLEPIGRRIRRNSKDMYKAYMEGPMYGYDVD; encoded by the exons ATGACTTCCAAAGCAAGCGAAACGGCGGACGGTAAAACGCCCCGCTCACCGCCAATTCCCAACGCCGTGATCGACCGGAGCGATCGGGAAGGGGATGAGAAGCAGTGGGGCTACGATCTGTACCCGGAGCGGCGGGGCGAGAAGTACAAGCCGAGCTGGGGCCGGGTACTGCTCGGCATGGAGGGTACGGAGAGCCTGGACAAGATTAAGTGCGAACGCAACGTGTACGCTTGCGTGAAGAAAAGCCCCATGGTGAAGCTAATGATGGCTGCGTTGAAGTCTTCCGGTTG TGAGATCGATATACGGCGGCACATTGCGTGCGAGGTGTGCGACACATCGGTCAGCGGTGGGTACGATCCGGTACTGAACCAGGTCGTCGTCTGCCAGAACATTGCCCGCAACGAGGGCATCGTGCAGGGTGTGCTGACGCACGAGATGATCCACATGTTCGACTACTGCAACAACAATCTGGACTTTAAAAACATTGACCACCTGGCGTGCACGGAGATCCGGGCGGCCAACCTAACGCACTGCTCGTTCCTGAGCGCCTGTACGCAGGGCGATGCGTCGCCGTTTAAAATCAAGCAAGCACATCAG GACTGTGTTAAAACGAAAGCCCTCAACTCGGTGCTGGCCGTGCGTAAGGTTACGCCGGAGGAGGCGATCGCTGCGGTCGAGCGCGTGTTTCCCAAGTGCTACAACGATCTAGAACCGATCGGGCGCCGGATACGAAGGAACTCCAAGGACATGTACAAAGCGTACATGGAGGGTCCAATGTATGGGTACGATGTGGACTAG